From Microbispora sp. ZYX-F-249, a single genomic window includes:
- a CDS encoding response regulator transcription factor encodes MPERPSAEPAAEREPRRLRALVADDHYLVREGTRQLLESSGEVAVVGAPGSAAELVDAARRLGPDVIVTDIRMPGEGWRPGFEGIDAAHRIRAEAPRVGVVVLSQYADSIYAFELFKDGTEGLAYLLKDRVGDLDELLGAIRSVAAGGSVIDPKVVEGLLARRAVRGEREAFTPRERDVLREMARGRSNGGIARALSLSISAVEKNVNSIFLKLGLEASPDIHRRVAAVLAYLGGS; translated from the coding sequence ATGCCTGAACGTCCCTCCGCGGAGCCCGCCGCCGAAAGGGAACCGCGCAGGCTGCGCGCCCTGGTCGCCGACGACCACTACCTCGTACGGGAGGGCACCCGGCAGTTGCTGGAGAGCTCGGGGGAGGTCGCGGTCGTCGGGGCGCCGGGGAGCGCCGCGGAGCTGGTCGACGCGGCCAGGCGGCTCGGTCCCGACGTGATCGTCACCGACATCCGCATGCCGGGCGAGGGCTGGCGTCCGGGGTTCGAGGGGATCGACGCCGCCCACCGGATCCGCGCGGAGGCTCCCCGCGTCGGCGTCGTCGTGCTGTCGCAGTACGCCGACTCGATCTACGCGTTCGAACTGTTCAAGGACGGCACGGAAGGTCTCGCGTACCTGCTGAAGGACCGGGTGGGGGACCTCGACGAGCTGCTCGGCGCGATCCGCTCGGTCGCCGCGGGCGGCTCGGTCATCGACCCCAAGGTGGTGGAGGGGCTGCTGGCGCGCCGCGCCGTACGAGGAGAGCGGGAGGCGTTCACGCCCCGCGAGCGTGACGTGCTGCGCGAGATGGCACGGGGCAGGTCCAACGGCGGCATCGCGCGGGCGCTGTCCCTGTCGATCTCCGCCGTGGAGAAGAACGTGAATTCGATCTTCCTGAAGCTGGGGCTGGAAGCCAGCCCGGACATCCACCGCCGGGTCGCCGCGGTCCTCGCCTATCTCGGCGGTTCGTGA
- a CDS encoding tetratricopeptide repeat protein: MAAEFSRPGSLYGAVDLGARKQALEAQARREAAGPAGAASAEVIEVTSATFNADVVERSLSVPVIVEATVTRAEQVRQFSGVMEKLAAEAAGAWVLARVDVEADPQLAQALRMRAVPTVYLAFQGQLMPLFEGPLPESQLRQALAQVFEQLGLEPAAPGEGQPAEPPVDPELLAAEEAVEKGDLDAAAAAYERLLARSPSDEDAKIGLAGVGLLRRTQDLDPADVLRRASENADDVDAQTQAADLEMAGGRVDEAFDRLIALVRRTRGADRDKARVHLLGLFDALPADDPSVTRARRALASALF; encoded by the coding sequence ATGGCAGCGGAGTTCTCTCGACCTGGATCGCTCTACGGCGCCGTGGACCTCGGCGCGCGCAAGCAGGCACTCGAGGCCCAGGCGCGGCGTGAGGCCGCAGGGCCGGCCGGAGCCGCCTCGGCGGAGGTCATCGAGGTGACCTCGGCCACCTTCAACGCCGACGTGGTGGAGCGCTCGCTGAGCGTTCCCGTGATCGTCGAAGCGACGGTGACCAGGGCCGAGCAGGTCCGGCAGTTCAGCGGCGTGATGGAGAAGCTGGCCGCGGAGGCGGCCGGCGCGTGGGTGCTGGCGAGGGTGGACGTGGAGGCCGACCCGCAGCTCGCCCAGGCGCTGCGGATGCGCGCGGTGCCCACCGTCTACCTGGCCTTCCAGGGGCAGCTCATGCCCCTGTTCGAGGGCCCGTTGCCGGAGTCGCAGCTCCGGCAGGCGCTGGCGCAGGTGTTCGAGCAGCTCGGCCTGGAGCCGGCCGCGCCGGGCGAGGGCCAGCCCGCCGAGCCGCCGGTCGACCCCGAGCTCCTGGCGGCCGAGGAGGCCGTGGAGAAGGGCGATCTGGACGCCGCCGCCGCGGCGTACGAGCGCCTGCTGGCGAGGTCGCCGTCGGACGAGGACGCCAAGATCGGGCTCGCGGGGGTCGGGCTGCTGCGGCGCACGCAGGACCTCGACCCGGCCGACGTGCTGCGCCGGGCCTCCGAGAACGCCGACGACGTGGACGCGCAGACTCAGGCCGCGGATCTGGAGATGGCCGGCGGCCGGGTGGACGAGGCGTTCGACCGGCTCATCGCGCTCGTGCGGCGCACCCGGGGCGCGGACAGGGACAAGGCGCGGGTCCACCTGCTCGGCCTGTTCGACGCGCTGCCCGCCGACGATCCCTCGGTTACGCGCGCGCGCAGGGCGCTGGCCAGCGCGCTCTTCTGA
- a CDS encoding Lrp/AsnC family transcriptional regulator, which produces MTAELDSIDRKILDLLQKDARLPNKDLAERVGVAPSTALERVRSLRRRGLITAFRAEVDTQALGRPLEALLALRVRPHTSQLVDPLRAFVLGLPETIALFHVAGPQDFLVHVAVPDADHLHRMILERILVRPEIVHLETTLIFRTERRTVQGPVG; this is translated from the coding sequence GTGACCGCCGAACTGGATTCGATCGACAGGAAGATCCTCGACCTGCTGCAGAAGGACGCGCGGCTGCCCAACAAGGATCTCGCCGAGCGGGTCGGCGTCGCCCCCTCCACCGCGCTCGAACGCGTGCGGTCGCTGCGCCGGCGGGGGCTGATCACGGCCTTCCGCGCGGAGGTCGACACGCAGGCGCTCGGACGGCCGCTGGAGGCGCTGCTGGCGCTGCGCGTGCGGCCCCACACGAGCCAGCTCGTGGACCCGCTCCGGGCGTTCGTGCTCGGGCTCCCCGAGACGATCGCGCTGTTCCACGTGGCCGGCCCGCAGGATTTCCTGGTGCACGTCGCGGTGCCCGACGCCGATCACCTGCACCGCATGATCCTCGAGCGGATCCTGGTCCGGCCGGAGATCGTCCATCTCGAGACGACGCTGATCTTCCGTACCGAGCGCAGGACCGTCCAGGGCCCGGTCGGCTGA
- a CDS encoding DinB family protein: protein MAVERVGPPTTGGEREMLRAFLDYHRATLALKCDGLSDEELRRRSMPPSTLSLLGLVRHMAEVERTWFRRVIGEEDVPLVWSEEGDYQAAYDPSGSTGAEAFTAWQAEVEHSRRIERAAESLDVTAYQPRWGEEVSLRLVMLHMIHEYARHNGHADLLREGVDGTVGA, encoded by the coding sequence ATGGCCGTGGAACGCGTCGGGCCGCCGACCACCGGGGGTGAGCGGGAGATGCTGCGCGCCTTCCTCGACTACCACCGGGCGACGCTCGCGCTGAAGTGCGACGGCCTGTCGGACGAGGAGCTGCGCCGCAGGTCGATGCCGCCGTCGACGCTCTCGCTGCTCGGTCTGGTGCGGCACATGGCCGAGGTCGAGCGCACGTGGTTCCGCCGCGTGATCGGCGAGGAGGACGTGCCGCTCGTCTGGTCGGAGGAGGGCGACTACCAGGCGGCCTACGACCCGAGCGGGTCCACCGGGGCGGAGGCGTTCACCGCCTGGCAGGCGGAGGTCGAGCACTCCCGCAGGATCGAGCGCGCGGCCGAGTCGCTCGACGTCACCGCCTACCAGCCGCGGTGGGGCGAGGAGGTGTCGCTGCGGCTGGTCATGCTGCACATGATCCACGAGTACGCCCGGCACAACGGCCACGCCGACCTCCTGCGCGAGGGCGTCGACGGGACCGTGGGCGCCTGA
- a CDS encoding S8 family peptidase — translation MKRLTVVAATAAMVAATLAPPAQAVPAAAGAASQTEYVVLYKEGAAAADAQKAIEAAGGSVVKVNTQVGLATVSTANPDFANALQGSAAIEGVARNQVIGTAPDDAKASAAARKAVTQAAKNKAVEKEGRGGATGPKWGRNVKDEPLADLQWDMKQIHADQAHRYEQGDKGVLVGILDTGVDGSHPDIAPNFDRRLSRNFTVDLPADANGTPIDGPCEEDPDGSCTDPNDVDEDGHGTHVASSIASPINKLGVSGVAPKVTIVNLRAGQDSGYFFLQPTVDALTYAGDIGVDVVNMSYYIDPWLFNCADNPADSPEEQAQQRLYIAATQRAIDYAHARGVTLVSAAGNEAIDYTKTNVDGGSPDYATFPGQQTERTRTIPPSCVSLPNESEHVIAVSSTGISKRKAYYSSYGNGYVDVASPGGDVYDTPGNTRDITKATLSAYPKALAVANEEIDENGDPTVPYVVKDCKGSVCAYYQYLQGTSMASPRAAGVAALIVSRYGQRDRARGGLTMDPGKVEAILKGTATRTPCPNPPAYTYTRHLPDGTTATATHTCEGAADDNGFYGRGIVDALRAVGR, via the coding sequence GTGAAGCGCTTGACAGTCGTCGCCGCGACCGCGGCGATGGTGGCGGCAACCCTCGCCCCACCCGCGCAGGCCGTACCCGCGGCCGCCGGAGCGGCGTCCCAGACCGAATACGTGGTTCTGTACAAGGAAGGCGCGGCCGCGGCGGACGCCCAGAAGGCGATCGAAGCGGCCGGCGGCAGCGTCGTCAAGGTGAACACGCAGGTCGGGCTGGCCACGGTCAGCACCGCCAACCCCGACTTCGCGAACGCGCTGCAGGGCTCGGCGGCCATCGAAGGGGTCGCGCGCAACCAGGTGATCGGCACCGCGCCGGACGACGCGAAGGCGTCCGCCGCCGCGAGGAAGGCCGTGACGCAGGCGGCCAAGAACAAGGCGGTGGAGAAGGAGGGCCGGGGCGGCGCCACGGGCCCCAAGTGGGGTCGCAACGTCAAGGACGAGCCGCTGGCCGACCTGCAGTGGGACATGAAGCAGATCCACGCGGACCAGGCCCACAGGTACGAGCAGGGGGACAAGGGCGTTCTCGTCGGCATCCTCGACACCGGCGTCGACGGCTCGCACCCCGACATCGCGCCGAACTTCGACCGCAGGCTGAGCCGGAACTTCACCGTCGACCTGCCCGCCGACGCGAACGGCACCCCCATCGACGGGCCGTGTGAGGAGGACCCCGACGGCTCCTGCACCGACCCGAACGACGTGGACGAGGACGGCCACGGCACCCACGTCGCCTCGTCGATCGCCTCGCCCATCAACAAGCTGGGCGTCTCGGGCGTCGCGCCGAAGGTGACGATCGTGAACCTGCGGGCCGGCCAGGACTCGGGCTACTTCTTCCTCCAGCCCACCGTCGACGCCCTCACCTACGCGGGCGACATCGGCGTCGACGTGGTCAACATGAGCTACTACATCGACCCGTGGCTGTTCAACTGCGCCGACAACCCGGCCGACAGCCCCGAGGAGCAGGCCCAGCAGCGGCTGTACATCGCCGCCACCCAGCGGGCGATCGACTACGCCCACGCGCGCGGCGTGACGCTCGTCAGCGCGGCGGGCAACGAGGCGATCGACTACACCAAGACGAACGTCGACGGCGGCAGCCCCGACTACGCCACCTTCCCCGGCCAGCAGACGGAGCGGACCCGGACCATTCCCCCGTCCTGCGTCTCGCTGCCGAACGAGTCCGAGCACGTGATCGCGGTCTCCTCGACCGGGATCAGCAAGCGGAAGGCCTACTACTCGAGCTACGGCAACGGCTACGTCGACGTGGCCTCGCCCGGTGGCGACGTCTACGACACCCCCGGCAACACGAGGGACATCACCAAGGCCACGCTCTCGGCCTATCCCAAGGCGCTCGCCGTCGCCAACGAGGAGATCGACGAGAACGGCGACCCGACGGTGCCGTACGTGGTGAAGGACTGCAAGGGCTCGGTCTGCGCCTACTACCAGTACCTGCAGGGCACTTCGATGGCCTCGCCGCGCGCGGCCGGCGTCGCGGCGCTGATCGTCAGCCGGTACGGCCAGCGCGACCGCGCCCGCGGCGGCCTGACGATGGACCCCGGCAAGGTCGAGGCGATCCTCAAGGGCACGGCCACCAGGACGCCCTGCCCGAACCCGCCCGCCTACACCTACACCCGCCACCTGCCGGACGGCACCACGGCGACCGCCACGCACACCTGTGAGGGCGCCGCCGACGACAACGGCTTCTACGGCAGGGGCATCGTCGACGCCCTGCGCGCCGTCGGCCGTTAG
- a CDS encoding acyl-CoA mutase large subunit family protein, producing the protein MEPDATGAEAIEAIEAGRARWQARYDAAFKRDREFRTLSGLDVDPVYGPSGDDPRFGRIGWPGEFPFTRGLYATGYRGRPWTIRQFAGFGNARQTNERYKMILGAGGGGLSVAFDMPTLMGRDSDDPRSLGEVGHCGVAIDSALDMDLLFDGIPLGDVTTSMTISGPAVPIFCMYVVAAERQGVPIGKLNGTLQTDIFKEYIAQKEWLFAPEPHLRLIGDLMEFCAAEIPAYKPLSVSGYHIREAGATAAQELAFTLADGFGYVELGLSRGLDVDVFAPGLSFFFDAHIDFFEEIAKFRAARRIWARWMRDVYGARTEKAQWLRFHTQTAGVSLTAQQPDNNIVRTAIEALAAVLGGTNSLHTNALDEVLALPSEKAAEIALRTQQVIMEETEVVNVVDPLGGSWYVEALTDRLEAEAEKIFARIREMGGDGTMTAGILRGIEDGWFMSEIAESAFDYQRKLEKGDKRIVGVNCHTATVEQPLEILRISHEVEVEQREALAARRAARDRKAVDAALAALRAASKGDDNMIPPMLEAVRAEATLGEICDVLREEWGTYSEPAAF; encoded by the coding sequence ATGGAGCCGGACGCGACGGGCGCCGAGGCGATCGAGGCGATCGAGGCGGGCAGGGCCCGATGGCAGGCGCGGTACGACGCCGCCTTCAAGCGGGATCGCGAGTTCCGCACGCTGTCGGGACTGGACGTGGACCCCGTCTACGGGCCCTCCGGGGACGACCCCCGGTTCGGGCGCATCGGCTGGCCGGGCGAGTTCCCCTTCACCCGCGGCCTGTACGCCACCGGCTACCGCGGCCGGCCCTGGACCATCCGGCAGTTCGCCGGGTTCGGCAACGCCAGGCAGACCAACGAGCGCTACAAGATGATCCTCGGCGCCGGAGGCGGCGGCCTGTCGGTGGCGTTCGACATGCCGACGCTCATGGGGCGCGACTCCGACGACCCCCGTTCGCTCGGAGAGGTGGGCCACTGCGGCGTGGCGATCGACTCGGCCCTCGACATGGACCTGCTGTTCGACGGCATCCCGCTCGGCGACGTCACCACGTCCATGACCATCAGCGGGCCCGCCGTACCGATCTTCTGCATGTACGTGGTGGCGGCCGAGCGGCAGGGCGTGCCGATCGGGAAGCTGAACGGCACCCTCCAGACGGACATCTTCAAGGAGTACATCGCGCAGAAGGAGTGGCTGTTCGCCCCCGAGCCGCACCTGCGGCTGATCGGCGACCTCATGGAGTTCTGCGCCGCCGAGATCCCCGCGTACAAGCCGCTGTCGGTGTCGGGATACCACATCCGCGAGGCCGGGGCCACGGCCGCGCAGGAGCTGGCCTTCACCCTGGCCGACGGCTTCGGCTACGTCGAGCTGGGCCTGTCGCGCGGGCTCGACGTGGACGTGTTCGCGCCAGGCCTGTCGTTCTTCTTCGACGCGCACATCGACTTCTTCGAGGAGATCGCGAAGTTCCGCGCGGCGCGGCGCATCTGGGCCCGCTGGATGCGCGACGTGTACGGCGCCCGCACGGAGAAGGCGCAGTGGCTGCGCTTCCACACCCAGACGGCCGGGGTGTCGCTGACCGCGCAGCAGCCGGACAACAACATCGTCCGCACCGCGATCGAGGCGCTGGCGGCCGTGCTCGGCGGCACGAACTCGCTGCACACGAACGCGCTGGACGAGGTGCTCGCGCTGCCGTCGGAGAAGGCCGCCGAGATCGCGCTGCGCACCCAGCAGGTGATCATGGAGGAGACGGAGGTCGTCAACGTCGTCGACCCGCTGGGCGGCTCCTGGTACGTCGAGGCGCTGACCGACCGGCTGGAGGCAGAGGCGGAGAAGATCTTCGCGAGGATCCGCGAGATGGGCGGCGACGGCACGATGACCGCCGGCATCCTGCGGGGCATCGAGGACGGCTGGTTCATGTCGGAGATCGCCGAGTCGGCCTTCGACTACCAGCGCAAGCTGGAGAAGGGCGACAAGCGGATCGTCGGCGTCAACTGCCACACCGCGACCGTGGAGCAGCCGCTGGAGATCCTGCGGATCAGCCACGAGGTCGAGGTCGAGCAGCGTGAGGCGCTGGCCGCGCGGCGCGCCGCGCGGGACCGGAAGGCCGTCGACGCGGCGCTGGCCGCCCTGCGGGCCGCCTCCAAGGGCGACGACAACATGATCCCGCCCATGCTGGAGGCCGTACGGGCCGAGGCCACGCTGGGCGAGATCTGCGACGTCCTGCGCGAGGAGTGGGGCACCTACTCCGAGCCCGCCGCCTTCTAG
- a CDS encoding pyridoxal phosphate-dependent decarboxylase family protein, giving the protein MTPNHTWDIDDFVHAAEVTVHGLAAYVRESQGGTVPVIRRRPPAELAGRLGLARWIREGGMTPETYREWLDAYLVEGTRLHHPAYLAHQTAAPDFPAALADFVHGAINNPMAIYEMGAAAATVEFEVLRWMLGKVGFPEGGGVFTHGGSLANLTALLAARAAAAPDAWAEGVPGDLAVLAPPSAHYSITRAAAILGLGERAVVPLDVDDLGRIDVARLPEGLDRARRAGRRPMALVAAACATGTGLYDDLRPIGEFCAGQGLWFHVDGAHGASALLSEEHRHLLDGVELADSVIWDAHKMLRTSGLAAAVLVRREGDLDAAFRQQASYLFYGDQGFDLIGRTVECTKAALGLKVFLNLAWRGERGLGEHVAGRYATAHRFWELARERPGFHCPYEPESNIVCFRYGDGDQAAIRETLLEEGSFHLTSAEVGGVRHLRVTVIAPATDDKTLESLLDRVASLEGV; this is encoded by the coding sequence ATGACACCGAATCACACCTGGGACATCGACGACTTCGTCCACGCCGCCGAGGTGACCGTGCACGGGCTCGCCGCGTACGTGCGGGAGAGCCAGGGCGGTACGGTGCCGGTGATCCGCCGCAGACCCCCCGCTGAGCTGGCCGGGCGGCTCGGGCTCGCCCGGTGGATCCGGGAGGGGGGCATGACGCCGGAGACCTACCGGGAGTGGCTCGACGCCTATCTCGTGGAGGGAACGCGGCTGCACCATCCGGCCTACCTCGCCCATCAGACGGCCGCGCCCGACTTCCCCGCCGCACTGGCCGACTTCGTCCACGGCGCGATCAACAACCCCATGGCGATCTACGAGATGGGGGCCGCCGCGGCGACGGTCGAGTTCGAGGTGCTGCGCTGGATGCTCGGCAAGGTCGGCTTCCCCGAGGGCGGCGGCGTGTTCACCCACGGCGGGTCGCTGGCCAACCTGACCGCGCTGCTCGCGGCGCGGGCCGCCGCCGCCCCGGACGCGTGGGCCGAGGGCGTGCCCGGCGATCTCGCCGTCCTCGCGCCGCCGTCGGCGCACTACTCGATCACGCGAGCGGCGGCGATCCTCGGCCTGGGCGAGCGCGCGGTCGTGCCGCTCGACGTGGACGACCTGGGCAGGATCGACGTGGCGCGGCTGCCCGAGGGGCTCGACCGGGCGCGGCGGGCCGGCCGCCGGCCGATGGCCCTGGTCGCCGCCGCGTGCGCCACCGGCACCGGCCTGTACGACGACCTGCGGCCGATCGGCGAGTTCTGCGCCGGTCAGGGGCTGTGGTTCCACGTGGACGGCGCGCACGGAGCGTCGGCGCTGCTCAGCGAGGAGCATCGTCACCTGCTCGACGGCGTCGAGCTGGCCGATTCGGTCATCTGGGACGCCCACAAGATGCTGCGCACCTCCGGCCTCGCGGCCGCCGTGCTCGTCCGGCGCGAGGGCGACCTGGACGCCGCGTTCCGGCAGCAGGCCAGCTACCTGTTCTACGGCGACCAGGGGTTCGACCTGATCGGCAGGACCGTGGAGTGCACCAAGGCCGCGCTCGGGCTGAAGGTGTTCCTCAACCTGGCCTGGCGGGGCGAGCGGGGCCTCGGTGAGCACGTGGCGGGGCGGTACGCCACCGCGCACCGCTTCTGGGAGCTGGCCCGCGAGCGGCCCGGCTTCCACTGCCCGTACGAGCCGGAGAGCAACATCGTCTGCTTCCGCTACGGCGACGGCGACCAGGCCGCGATCCGCGAGACGCTGCTCGAGGAGGGCTCCTTCCACCTGACCTCGGCCGAGGTCGGCGGCGTACGCCACCTGCGGGTGACGGTCATCGCCCCCGCCACCGACGACAAGACCCTGGAGTCCCTCCTCGACCGCGTCGCCTCGCTGGAGGGCGTCTAG